DNA sequence from the Strigops habroptila isolate Jane chromosome 4, bStrHab1.2.pri, whole genome shotgun sequence genome:
CATTGGAACCCAAGTGCCAAACAAACACcactttggggctttttttacCCCACCTCCTCTTACTTGAACAATCCATGTGATTCAAACTCCCCCTGGGCAGCCGCCCCAATGCTCCCTGATGGTAAGAAAAAAGACCAGTAGCTCAGAGCACTCACAGGTaggcaaaaataatatttatacaCTATGTACCAGCGTGGTCCATGGCCAGGACGAGGACTATACAGTATATATATGACAACTCGCCAGAGCTAGATCCTCACTAGTGGGGAATGGGGAAGGGGGTATGTGAACAGGGGCCGGGAAGGGTCCAAACCCCCCATCCATGGGCACTTCCCAGCCCGGTTCACATCTTCCTAcgcagcagtttaaaaatacatctgtataTATTATTCTATTCTCCCAGGTAACACTGTACAGTCATAgaagtttctttaaaagcaataatttaCTTAAAGACatctctattttttctttcttttgttttatacaaatatttactgtgatatatatatatttataaagaaagTAACCCTCTGAGAACCCTACAGCAGCAAGATGTGCaccttttgtttttataataatAAGTATTTATTCAAAAGAACCTAAACCACTTAAAAgcatcttcttaaaaaaataaataagtagtGCGCACACACAATCTCTCTGCCCCCCTCTTCCATCCATCCCACCCCCTATGGATGCTATGGTGCAAAGAGCAGGTAGTAAAACCATCCCCCTGGGAGCAAAGGAATTGGTGATGGGATGGCATCCGCGTTCCCTGCCTTAGAAACACATATATTGTGGCCAGAGCTCAATGGCATGTCCCTATGTGTCCCTGCTTTTGGggctcccagtgctgccccCGGGGATGTTTTCTCCCAGTGGCTGGTTTTTAGGGCAGCCCCATGGTGGGCAGTGTGGGATGGTGGTGATGAACGCTGGTGGGAACTGCAGGGATGATGTACTGGTCCCCTTCCCACAGCCAAATGGTGAGACACGATGCTTGGGGACACAGGGAAGTGGGGGCACTGGGGAAGCTGCTCCCCAGGGCCCTTTACAAGATGGAGATGAGGACACAGGACAAATCTTGCCTTTGCCACCGAGGTTTGGACATGCCACAGCAAGTTATAATGCCAGGACACGGCTTCCCTGATGTGGGCCTTGGGGAGACAAGCACCGGGAGCCTGTGACAGccaaaacactgccagggaccCTGCTCTCAACACCTTCTCCCCAAGGATAGGTGCTGTTGGGCTCCACACCCAGCGTTGGGTGCAGGATGCCTGCAGATACCAAAGCCTTTCCCACAGCCACGGGGAGCAGGGAGCCAGATTTTGGCTCCTAGAGCACCAatgagcagcacagctgggacGGAGGGAACACAACCTGCCTATTCCCAACTCCTTCCCTCTTGCAAAGGCAGGGaacagggcaggagcaggggcttCCCATGCATGgggttgctttgctttgtgccGTAGCAAAAGCTAAACCAGCGTGCCACCAAGGCCAGCCTAAAACACAGCAGACAGTGGGATGAGGGCACTGCCACAGAGGCAGAGCCAAGGGGACATCACCCTGGGGAGGGATGCAAGCAGGGAAGCAGGATACCGCGGAGGAGGGCTGGGTGCGGGATGAGTTTGCATCTCTAAGGCACAATCCACCTCAAGGCTGGGACGCAGGGACGGGTTGAAGTGCTAGACAGGGTGGTTGTTTATGACTGGCATCAGTTGGTTTAGGAAAAGCATCTACCTCTGAAGCAGGACTCTCCGGTGAATGGGGAATTCACAGATCCCAGCCTGGCACAGGGACAGCTCCTGTGCTAGGAGAAGTGCAACCCAACAAGACTTTCACATTGGCTGCCACatttgaaatgatttttttcaaaggagaaaacaccaaattggtcagaaaAGTGGGGAAATACCCAACTTTGAGAGCTTTCCACTCtccttttttgtgcttttcactgttttgtCCCAGTTACGGCAAAACTCATGAATTCCCCATCGGAGATGCTGGGGGAGACCCAACGCTTCAGCAGCTGATGCCCCACACCCCATTTCCACCCTGAAGATCAGCATGTCCTGAAACTGGCTAATCACTGTGTTTgcaatgctgctttctgcctggTTTTAACTTTGCTTTGCCAGTCATTATGCTACTTGCTTTCACTGCCACGGACCTCCAGCCACTTACATCTGTTTTCTATCTAGAAAGCCATTGCCAGtggcaaaaaaaccaccccaaaattGGATGCAGTCTTGACTTCTAGCTCTTGAATCTGCCCAGCAAGTCACCCCCTCAAAGGACCCCGGTGGCTTATTCATTCCCTAGTTCATTTGTATAAAATACTGGATGACTTCTTTCagatttaatattaatattattattattgttattattattattataattttggTAAACAGTCTCCCAAAcagtttcagtgaaaaaattaaaaaccctcTCACCTCTCACTCCCTCCCTTTTATTCCccaaattaaaaagcagtacaTTAATGTTGCATGGTATTTCAAGTGTTGTTCTTGTGCAACTGAACCAGACCGCCTGTTGGAAGAAgcaattttgttgttgttgttgctgctcagttaaaaaaggaaaggaaaaaaaaagtaaaataaagagaaagatttgTTTCCTGATAATTCCTCTTTTTGGATCTTGGCTCCAAGAAAACACTTTCCCTGCAAGGAGAGCAAAGCCCCGTGGGGCCGCATGGGGCGAGCACCGTCCCATACTCCACTGaccttcctctctccatccatccatcatccatccatccatccatccatccatccatccatccatccatccgtcatctatccatccatcccccCAGAGCCATCGGCCCCACCGCGGGCACCGGGCGCGGGAGCCGCGCCGTGGCCCTGCCGCCGTCCCCTCCTGCAGACCGCTCAGTGGTTATTGCgatgaaactgaaaactatGAACGATACTAATTTCTCAAGCATTCCTATGGCACTTGCATTGTTCTGCATAATTGGAGCGGGTTGTAGGGGAAGAGattagaggaggaaaaaaaataccctcgGAAAAGTCAATGGAAGGACCAAGAGTCATATTTCCGACTCCCTCCTGTATGACCGCTGATCCAATGCTATTGTGGCTTGAAGCCTGTCGAACTCATGCCTGTTGTCTGGGCTCAGGTCCTCCAAACCCCGGCTGTCATcgtcttcctcttcctcatcgCGGCTCATGAAGGCCAGCTCATTCTCGTAGCAGAAGGAGTTGGTGCTGGACAGCAGGAATTTGTTCTCCACCAAGTCCTTGGCGCTGCAACGGGGAGTGGACGGGACCTCGTAGGTTTTGTGGAAGTGGGAATAGTCTACTTTGTACTGGTTTTTCTCCTCGAACAAGACCGGCTCGAAGCGGTGGCCCCAGAGGATCTCACTAGCCAGGTAGGAGCTCCGAGCTTGCGTTGTCATAGCAGTGGCTTCTACCATGCCTTCCAGGATGACCACGATCTCAAAGTCATCTGTCTCCAAGTCCTGGCGGCTGATCCCAAACAAGGGGCTGTCTTCGTTGATCTCGTGGAGAATGGTGATAGGAGACACCAAGAAGATACGGTCCAAGCCTTTATCAAACCCCACGTCGATGTCTATTTGGTCAAGTGGTATGTATTCCCCTTCTTCTGTGATCCTGGGTTTAATTAGCTGAGCTCGTACGTGGGCTTCTACTATGTGGCTTTTCCGGAGGTTCCCAACTCTCCACATCAGGCAGAGTTTTCCATCTCTCATTGCCACTACTGCATTATGGCTGAAAAGTAATGTCTGGGCCCTTTTTTTGGGCCTGGCCATCTTTGCCATTATTGCACCAATCATGAAAGAGTCAATTATACACCCCACGATGGACTGAACCACCACCATGAAGACCGCAAGCGGGCACTCCTCTGTCACGCAGCGGAAGCCATAACCAATAGTCGTTTGGGTCTCGatggagaacagaaaagcagccacAAAGCCATTGACCTGCAGAACGCAAGGCTTGAAGGTATCGTCTCCAACTGGGTTTTCCAGGTCTCCATGAATGAGTGCAATTAGCCAGAAAATCAGCCCAAACAACAACCAGGACACCAGAAATGCCAAGGAAAAGAGCAAGAGCATATACCTCCAGCGGATGTCAACGCACGTGGTAAACATGTCTGCAATGTACCTCTGAGGCTTGTCATCCATGTTGGTGAACTCCACGTTGCACTGACCGTTCTTCTTTACAAACCTGTTCCTGCATTTCCTCCTAGTGTGGATTTTCCCATTGCCAAAGCCGTTGATGCCTGGCATGGTGGTCAACCTCAGCCCGTCTTCCTCGGAGGACACGATGCTGTAAGGGTTGACTCTGCCGGCAGTCATCCCTGAGCCAAGCCCACAGTGAAGGTGAAGGGTCTTGAGACACCCAGTGTCCCCCTGGCCCACCCCTGCCCACCCCCCAAATTCTGTTGCAGTGGAAGAGAAGTCCCAAGCTTCCACGTCTTGGCTGCCACGTCACCACGCGGATCCCGTGAGAGGCTCTGCAATGAGAAAACAAGGACACATCTGTTACTTCTCATGCCAAAGGCACCCAAGGGGGTGTTTGGCCATGGGTCTGATGGGGTGGGTGGCTGCATGTTGAGTGAGGACCCCCCCATAGTGCACTAACTCTCCTTCTTATGCCTAGGCataagaggaagaagaaggtcTTAGAGTTCATTCTTTCATACTACAAAGCGAGTGAGCAAACGTTGCTGGGGAGATGCAGCATTTGTGGGAGCCTCAATGACACCAGCAGATGAAAAACCTTGGGTAGCACTGGAATCTCTTCCCCTTCACTTTTCTCATGAACTCCGCTGTCAGAGCAGGGtcaggctgctggagaggaaagCGGAGAGGCCAAGATGTTCTCCTTAGCAGATATCTCCTTAGAGATATCAATAAAGGTACTCCTGAAAGCAGCTCCATCATTTCACATTGCCTGTGCCAGATGGACCGCTgcccagcacattgcagcagCAGTCGCCCGACCTCCTGAGCACCAGCTCTTCTAGGGTCAAGGGAAAGCTCAGGGAGATGTGGATTTAACCTTCATCTCCCAGTTCAGGGATGGGAGAGGACACGGTCAACGTGCAGCTGGTTGGAGAAGGCCCCGGGAAGGCACTCGCTCAGGGCAGATGTACCAAGAAGCAACTTTCCCAACGCATCCATTGGGACATGGAGCCACCTACGGTCACAGATGGGTTTTGTTGGCCACAACTTAGGAAGGGACAACTGCCAGTGGGGAATGGGGAGCTGTTTTGATCCCTTCTAGAAGGCTCAGCTGCAGGGTCAGGGACCTACACTCAGCTTTGCCTGGGAAAGAGGTGGCATGGATGTGGGACAGGGAGCCCAAGCCAGGATGGTGGGGGAACCTGGTGGCACCCTGTCAGGCTGCTGGACCCCCATCCCCTCTGCGATGGCTGCATCAGGCAGTGGACAGCATTATAGTGAAGCTACATGGCACATAAAGAACCCTAAAGAGATGCACACTGCAGGAGTGATCCCCAAATCCacccctgctgcagctcatcCTGTTATTTAGCGACATGGAATGTGTCACTAGCAATGAAACCACCTTGCTGGCAATGAGACCTGCACGGGGCAGCAGTGTGGTGGGGGAATGGGTGCAGAGCCCCACGTAACACCCCATTCCCCAGCACAGAGGTGCCCGGGGGCACAGCCGATCCCGCCGGGCTGTACGCTCTGTCTCGGATTTGCTGGCATGGGATCAATACAGTCAATTCCTGCAATCAGCTCGAGCGCCCGGGGCCAGGCTGGGACGAGAACACCCTTTCCATTACACCATTACACGGTGGCCGGCATCAGGGAGCATTGCCAGGCACAGCCTGCCTGGGGCTGCATCAGCCCGACTAGCAGTGATACCCTGGGTTGCCTTCTTACCGAAGATCTCCCCAGTTCCAGGCTGGGATTTGGGAAGCCCAGCACCACAAGCAGAGCACTAACAACCTGCCCGAACATCCCAGGTCCTTATACACCAAACAACATATTTCCTCCCTCACAACCATGTTTTAACCCCAAGCACCACTGTTATTTGTTGGTGTGTCAGCAGACCAAGCGATTGCTCACACCGACATGAGatcctctcccttcttccagATATTTGGAACAGTAAAATAGGCACAAACATTAATATGAACTTTGAATATTGACAACCTCATATTCACTGGAAGTCAAATGGGACCGAAGTGGCATTGCAGAGGTAATGTGTCAGGCTGGCCGCAGGCTCACGCTGCCAAATCCAGGCTGGTCACCCATCCTGAGTATCCCTCCTGACCGCACCAGCTACATTCATTTATCTCTCTTCTCCGTTGTCAATGAGAGCTGAGCATGTGGAGCCAGAAGAGGCTGTTTCTCCATCACCTCTCCGGATGTCCCTGGGGGGACAGGCCGAGTGCTTTTGCCATGGGATGAATTTGCTGTTGGGCTTTTTAATTAAGTCTTGATACATCTGAGAACCGAGTGAACTGCAGTGAGCTCCCGGTGACCTGCGGGAGGATTAGCTGGGGCCTGGATTAACTGTGCTGGAAGGGGAGACGTGCCGTGTGACTGCAGAGGCAGCGGCGCTGCCCTCACCTGGGGGGGGACAGTCCCAGGGACCCCCGGGCACCACCAcctctcccctctgccttccccctttccctattccctccttctctcctttcttgttttctctgtttcttcccttctctcttccttcttcctgccttttctttttttttctttttccttttcttctctttttctttttctttttcttctttttctttttctttttctttttctttttctttttctttttctttttctttttctttttctttttctttttctttttctttttttcttcttctttttcttctttttcttttttttctgtttctgtttcttttttctttctctttttctgtttcttttctctgtttctttttcttctttttctcttttttcttttttcttttgttttcccttcttcttctttcttttcccctttccctttccctttccctttctctttctctttctctttccctttccctttctctttctctttccctttccctttccttttccctttcattttcccttttcctttccttttccctttccctttccctttcccttttcctttcccctttccctttccct
Encoded proteins:
- the KCNJ12 gene encoding ATP-sensitive inward rectifier potassium channel 12; this encodes MTAGRVNPYSIVSSEEDGLRLTTMPGINGFGNGKIHTRRKCRNRFVKKNGQCNVEFTNMDDKPQRYIADMFTTCVDIRWRYMLLLFSLAFLVSWLLFGLIFWLIALIHGDLENPVGDDTFKPCVLQVNGFVAAFLFSIETQTTIGYGFRCVTEECPLAVFMVVVQSIVGCIIDSFMIGAIMAKMARPKKRAQTLLFSHNAVVAMRDGKLCLMWRVGNLRKSHIVEAHVRAQLIKPRITEEGEYIPLDQIDIDVGFDKGLDRIFLVSPITILHEINEDSPLFGISRQDLETDDFEIVVILEGMVEATAMTTQARSSYLASEILWGHRFEPVLFEEKNQYKVDYSHFHKTYEVPSTPRCSAKDLVENKFLLSSTNSFCYENELAFMSRDEEEEDDDSRGLEDLSPDNRHEFDRLQATIALDQRSYRRESEI